AGGATTTCGCGGCAAAGAACCTGGTGCTGGTGGAGGTGGATTTTCCGCGGCGCAAGGCGATCAGCGCGGCACAGCGCCGGGCCAATGAGGCGCTTCAGAAGAAGTTCTCCATCGAGGGGTACCCCACCTTCATCGTGCTGGGGCCGGACGGCAAGGAGTTGAGCCGCGACCTGGGGTACGTGCCGGGCGGGTTGAAGGGCTTCCTCACCAAGCTGGAGGGGCTGAAGAAGAAGAACGCATCCTGAGGCGCGGGCGAAGATCGGAGCGGACCGGTGCATCAGGCGGTCGCTGACGCCACAGGCGGTGGGCGATCAGGGCGGGAGGCGTTCAGGTCAGGCGCTGGAAGAAGGCGCGGGCGGTGGTGCAGGTGGCGGCGCTGAGTTCGGGCAGGGAACAGCCCTTGACGGTGGCGGCGACCTCGGCGAGTTCGCGGACGTAGGCGGGCTCGCAACGACGGCCGCGATGGGGTGTCGGGGCGAGGAACGGACAGTCGGTTTCGAGCATGAACCGCCCCAGGGGGACGGCGGCGAGGGCGTCCCGGACTTCCTGGGCATTCTTGAAGGTGGCGATCCCGGTGAAGCTGACGAGGGAACCGGCATCGAGGACCGCGGCGGCCTCCTGGGGGGTGCCGGTGAAGCAGTGGAAAACCCCCTGAACGCGTCCCGCGCAGGGGCGCATGATCTCAAGTGTGGGCTGGAATGCGTCGCGTTGATGGATGACGCAGTTCAGTCCGTTCTGCGCCGCCAGTTCGAGTTGCTGGAGGAACAGGCTGCGCTGGCGGTCGCGGATGGTGGTGGCCTCGGCGGCGGAGACGCGGTTGAGGCGGTAGTGGTCGAGACCGGTTTCGCCGATGGCGACCACCTTGGGATGGGCGGCGAGAGGGTGGAGCAGTCCGGTGATGTCTTCGGGTTCCTCCATGACGTGATTGGGGTGGACGCCGACGACGGCGTACACGGACGGGAACCGTTCCGCGAGGGCGACGGCGCGGCGGCTGCTTTCGATGGAGGTGCCGATGGTGAGGATGCGGGTGATGCCGGCGGCGACGGCGCGGGCAACGACCTCGGTGAGGTCATCGCGGAACTCAGGGAAGTCGAGATGGGCATGGGTATCGAAGAACTCGACCATGGTGGGTGGAAGGGTATCGGCGGTGCCGGCTGCGTCGCCAGCGGGTTCTGGTGGGTGACGATACCCCGAAATGGGGATGGCATTTCCGTGCGTTTGGCGGGGTGCACGAAAAAGTCGCGCTCTCTGTTTGTGTCCGGCCGTGCAGTCCCCTAGCTTCCGCGCCGTTTGCCACCGACGTATGTTTGAGTCACTTGGAAATCTATTGCGCCGCAAGACGCCCCCGAAGGGCGGACCCCTGATCCGCGAACCGGCCTCAAGGCCTGCCGGGGGGCAACCGAACGGACAGACCTTCAGCAAGGTGTTTCGCTGGCGTTTGCCCGACGGGCAGACAAAGGAACCGGCCCGGGTGGAGATCGTGGGATCGTTCACCCATTGGAAGCCGGTGGAGCTGA
The Verrucomicrobiia bacterium DNA segment above includes these coding regions:
- a CDS encoding thioredoxin family protein, with translation MNTLLKKALWVGLAIVWMSATAHAEWKTDFAAAQAEAKKENRLLVLNFTGSDWCPPCIQMKREVLDKKEFKDFAAKNLVLVEVDFPRRKAISAAQRRANEALQKKFSIEGYPTFIVLGPDGKELSRDLGYVPGGLKGFLTKLEGLKKKNAS
- a CDS encoding glycogen-binding domain-containing protein, which encodes MFESLGNLLRRKTPPKGGPLIREPASRPAGGQPNGQTFSKVFRWRLPDGQTKEPARVEIVGSFTHWKPVELTRDGKLDAWHVTLHHIPGNRTHHYMLLVDGEPTFDKTCDGMAVPHGFSEEQFQVQTSRGPRVMMLFAQTK
- a CDS encoding TatD family hydrolase encodes the protein MVEFFDTHAHLDFPEFRDDLTEVVARAVAAGITRILTIGTSIESSRRAVALAERFPSVYAVVGVHPNHVMEEPEDITGLLHPLAAHPKVVAIGETGLDHYRLNRVSAAEATTIRDRQRSLFLQQLELAAQNGLNCVIHQRDAFQPTLEIMRPCAGRVQGVFHCFTGTPQEAAAVLDAGSLVSFTGIATFKNAQEVRDALAAVPLGRFMLETDCPFLAPTPHRGRRCEPAYVRELAEVAATVKGCSLPELSAATCTTARAFFQRLT